aactgcccctggattttgttctcgtcattatgtcattatggatttttgtgacgtcatacgaccgactatcccagttgtaatctacatgcataggtcattgggtttataacgttccattttatttatattttctctctgataggcgtttcttgtttgatttaattattttatttttttagcagtcacataaacaaccaagctatgtaatatggaatttttacacccattattgctgcttcttcctgtatttgcgcgatgattatctgagatattaactccatgacgctatattctcaaatctttttctataaagtaGGAattagttgacaattgttaatagttttatttgatcgttcgtcaaaaagttgtaactctgttactcttgtatcttcaatgcaattgagtaattaaatagtaattaaattgaatacgttttaattccctttaattattgtttaatttgagttacaatgctatgacgttaaattttatttacacttaaacgtattttgaatattgctgggccaagtgtgaggttgagcgctctataaccaggtttaaccCCCAATgcgttgcattgaccgttccaaggcggtgacccaagctttattcttatttgtgtttatgttgttctgtattgtgttgtattgtgctgttttgtactgtttcgGCAATCGTTCACTTGCCattaataaaggaccaactaattgtttgtaataagatttcaatactgctccagcagctggagtttcacttctttatattgtgataTAGCGTCAAATTTCAACAGTTCTTggcataaaatgtaaaaaaaataaacaatgtatttaatgttttgagCGTCCACGTCGTCTTTAAAAGATAGCAGTCAACTAAAATAATTGCAATGACACAGTTTACGTGACACCTGTTGATAGTAAGgtaaaaattatattttccagGGGTAGATGATGGAAACGCAGACAGACAAAAGGAATTCCTGGCGATGCAAACGTTGCGGCAAAAAAAATACGGAGGAGCAAATAATGGGCCATATCCTTAAGCACCATGTGACATTAGACCGGGTGCCATTTAGTTGCAGTATATGCAGTTTCAGATGCAACGACAATAAAACTTTGGTCCGCCATTTAAAGCACTACAGACGACACGTGGAGGAGGTAACCTCCCGGAAAGGCAGAATAAGTCTAGACAAGGTTTTGCAACGGTCTGAGAACCCATACTGGGTGAGCAAGACGGACATGGAGCCAGTACAAGGATTATATGGGTGCTCCACCATGTCTGAGTCACCAACAACGGAGAATGCAGGATGCGACGAAGAAGGCTTCTTCGCGCCTCAGAAGGAGGATGTGCTGTCAGCATGGCTTCTCGACACTTCCACCACTCCCTCTGCTCCAGAACCTGAAGCACTCTCAACCCTACAGTCATTTCGACGCGTGACTCCAACAAGTCATGGTTTCGCCGCCACATCCGTCCGAGTAAGTAAAACGGCCCAAAGAAATGTCTGCCATTGACATTCTGGGTAAGGCTGCAAAAGTAAGTGGGATGGTGCCTCCCCTGGACGTTTTGGCAAGTCCTGCCAAAATCGGCATTCCCTCTGATCGTACGTCCAGCAACCGTAACAGTAACGCCACACCACAAATGGACGAAAACATTTTGCATGAGCTTCTTCCTGAAAGTGACCGGGCTGACCCACTTTTTCAGGGCATAGATGAAGTACCCCGCAAAAGAGCCAGGGTTGAAGGGTCTTCTAGCGACGAAACGAGCCGTGAAGATCCAAGCAATGTTGTCACAATAGCCATTGGTGAGGCTTCGCAGATTATACTCACCGCGTTAGGCAAATCAATCGAGACCAGCGAGCGGACAAATGGATTGCTGTCGAACCTGGTAACGATAATGAATGTTCTGCAGAACGATGTTGGACGTTTTGAGCGGAAGGTAACATCCTTGGACCGCAAAGTTGAGATTCCATCTCCAAGGGCCCCAATGCTGAAAAGGGGAGAAAAcagtaagaaataaaaatgtgacttttgacTGACAGTTTCAAGTGTTAACTACATAATTTTGAGTGACAATTTTGGATTATTGAAGTGTTTAAAGTTTGATCATTTacttaaatttacaaaattgaacttGAACTTTGGCAACGGAGTGCCAACCTGTTTTCCTACGGAGGGGGTAATGATGTTCCTTACACATTGTTGTTCAGTTAACGATATGTACATCATAGACATGTAGCGTTCATTGTTTTAATGTActtacctgtttactttatttcCTGAGCTTAACATTTTCCAATTCATCTGAGTGTCCACATCTCCATTATTTTGTTGATAGTAACAGCGAGACATCGGCGAGAAGGCGGTTTCATAAACGCATACTTGCCGATTGAGAATCACATGCCAAAAAACGTTAAATATTTCCATTAGAATTGTGTCCTTTTGGCTTTTGTGTATATAATACAAggttattaaaattaaatgctATTATATCATTCTTCTGTGTTATTATTTTGTCGCAGTGCACTTCTGATTTTTGGCAAAAATTACCAATAAAAGTACTACAATGAAAACATCATATGATCACAAAAACGATATAGTACACAGTTTTTAACACTGTCATTTAACCATATTTcagatttaaaaatgtttcattgaaaataaatgaacattacctataaaacaaaatgatgtacacaaaagcaCTCAATATGGCATATAGAAGATCACTGTACGCATTATCTCCCCTGGCAGATCAACAGTTGAagcatcttttcacaaatttgtacaattgtacatttatccaagggacacactatgcaataattgtttttgatttgattacattttttatgaaatactcGATAGTGACCCCCTATTGGTGTGACCCTCTATTGGCGAGTTTACTGTATACCGCAAGTAACCCTTAAAAGGGGAGTTCATTAGGGTTCGCAACGGCGCACGGCGTATTGTAATGAACATCACTTTATAACGTGTCTCATTCTAAATCTACTCCCTTTTCCGGGGTGAAATTATCGCGGAAAAAAAAGCGGATAGACCGCGGTTTTCATAACCGGGGGAATCTCAATTTCGTTTTAAAGGAGACAGGCGGTTATTTCACGCGAAGCTTTGTAGCAGAAAAAAAAGGTTGCgtggaaaaaaaaattaggttAGCTTTCccgtttttcttttttaagtgtactttttttATTCACCTAAGCTTTTCCGATTTCGTTCCCCGGTTTTGAACAGCGGACTCGTTTCGTAGCGATGGGGTTGGAAAAAATGCCAACCGGTTTTTccgttatacattttttttttaaccgcTGAGGTTGATAGTCGGAGTGGAGTCCTGGCCAGTGTGTGCGTAACGATCTAGGGCGAAGTTGCAAGTCAATACAAaatgaggcgctataaagcaaTTTGTCCTCGACGATCGTGAAACCGCCGGCTGGGGGAGATACGAGATCATTTAAAGCTTTTGTTCTTACCGAACGACCCGGTTTCCACTAAATTCGCAAATCTCTCTCCGAGTTAAGTTGGCTTGTATTTCGCCGGTGCAACGAATTTTCTTGCCTTCGAGGCTTCTACACACCCCTTTTTAATGGGAAAGGTctttaaaaagttaattttaaaaaacaaaacatcatgCTGCTCAATTTTTTCGCGCATGGCACGATTTTTAAGCTAGCCGCTTGTTGTATGCTGCTCGATTTTTTCGTGCATGCCATTATTTTTTGGTGACACACTACTATTTTTTCCCCGAAGCGAAAATGATAGTTTAGAAAATGCAAACGGCATGCTGCCCGATTTTTTTGCGCGAACCTTCTGATATTTCACAATAAACGACCTGCCGTTATTTACACGCGAACCTTCTATTTATCAGTTGCTGATGAACTCTTCGCAGTGAGCCACATCTGAAATTCATGAACTCTTCACCACATTCGCGCTAGCGGACAACTAATGTAGATAGAGGGATTTAACACACAAATACTTGGCTAAAAGTCATTAACACTGTTTTTGTCTCTAAACATTTTTCACTACTCCATTTTTATAGAAAGTCCGATATCGTTAATTTAATAATGAGGGTATTGTTCAACAAAAAATTGTCCTGTTTGTCTTGTGGGATGAATTGCGGATATCTGACGCTTTCGTTGGTCGTGTTGGGCCACGGTCTCGCCCAACGGGGCCTCGACAAATCCGCTCGGCTCATAACGGTCAGTAGCTCCCCGCCGAACTGATGTAGTACCTTTATGGAATGTTTTAAGTCGGCGGGCCATTACAAAAGGTTGTCGAACTTACCGCTGCTTACGCCGGCTTACGTCGTACCTTTACTGTCACCGTCGACGTTCGGATAAAACACGTCGTATAAACTAAAGCCGTACACGTCACTCCAAAAGTTCGAACCGGTGAGTTTGGCGTCGCGGCTCTTTTTCTTCGAGAATTTGTCGATTATCCACACGAAATCGCCGGTCGGCATGCTACCGTCCGCGAAA
This sequence is a window from Dreissena polymorpha isolate Duluth1 chromosome 16, UMN_Dpol_1.0, whole genome shotgun sequence. Protein-coding genes within it:
- the LOC127862489 gene encoding uncharacterized protein LOC127862489 translates to MSAIDILGKAAKVSGMVPPLDVLASPAKIGIPSDRTSSNRNSNATPQMDENILHELLPESDRADPLFQGIDEVPRKRARVEGSSSDETSREDPSNVVTIAIGEASQIILTALGKSIETSERTNGLLSNLVTIMNVLQNDVGRFERKVTSLDRKVEIPSPRAPMLKRGENSKK